Part of the Brevibacillus brevis genome is shown below.
GAGTACGTCGTCAAACACCCGGATATCGAAGTGATCGGCGCCATTGCCGTCGCTTCGAATACGAGGTCGGTCCGTGGCGCGACCGTCAGCTACTCTGTCGACAACCGGGGTAGGGTGGTGGAAGGCGCCGTGGACAAAGACGGATATGCTGACCCGCAGCTTCAAAATCGCATCTATGGCGACACCGTGGATATTTTGAACACGCTTCACGTGCCAAATGTCATCGGCATCGGCGACATCGGTAAGATGGATGGAAGAGACAGTCTGGACAACGGCTGCCCGATTACCAGAAAAGCCGTGCAGTGGATATTGGAAAGGAGCGGAGAGCATGACACACGTAACCGAGAAGCGCCGTCCCATCTCGGACCACATTGAAGAGAACAAGGAGTATTTTCACGACCGGCTGGGGGTGGGCACCAGCTTTGATATCGCTGCCCACGACTTCTACATCGGGAGCACGCGGGTGCTTTTGTATTACATAAACGGTTTTGCCGACAGCCATCTCATCACCCTGATCATGAAAGACTTGAACGATCTGCGTGGGCGAGAGGTACAAAACAACGTGTTTGACCTTCTGTTTTACAAGTACATTCCCTTTTACCAACTGGAAAAAGTCAGCACGACCGACGAATTCATGGACAAGCTGCTGGTTGGGCAGGTGGGTCTGATCATCGACCATTCTCCCCATGCCATCATCATGGACGCGAAGGTGCTGCCGGTACGGACACCGGCAGAGCCCGATACGGAGAGAATCGTACGGGGGGCCCACGACGGCTTCACGGAGGCGCTGGTCACCAACACGGTCCTGACTCGAAGGCGGATTCGCGACGAGCGCCTGCGCTTCGAAATCATGCAGATCGGGGAGCGCACGAAGACGGACGTAGCCGTCGCATATTTGAAGGATGTAGCCAATCCCAAGCTGGTAGACACGCTCAAGGAACGCCTGCAACATATTCAGATCGACGGGATTCCGATGGCGGAAAAGACGGTGGAGGAGTTTATCATCGGCAAGACGCTCAATCCCTTTCCGATGGTCCGGTATACGGAGCGTCCCGATGTAGCGGCAGTGCATTTGCTGGAGGGACACGTGCTCGTTTACGTAGACAACTCTCCCAGCGTGATGATTACCCCCGCGACTTATTTTCACCATGTCCAGCACGCAGAAGAGTACCGCCAGACACCGGTTGTCGGGGCTTACCTGCGCTGGGTGCGCTTCTTCGGCATTTTCGCATCGCTATTCATTTTGCCGATCTGGCTTTTGCTCGTGATGCACCCGAGCATGATTCCGGAGCCGCTGCACTTTATCGGGATCAAGCACAAAGGGAGCATTCCTCTGCTGGGGCAATTCCTGATGGCGGAGGTCGGGCTGGATCTGATGCGAATGGCCGCGATCCATACGCCGACTCCTCTGTCCGTGGCCATGGGACTTCTGGCGGCGATCCTGGTGGGAGATGTGGCCATCAAAGTGGGGTTGTTCGCCCCGGAAGTCATTCTCTACCTGGCGGTTGCTGCCATCGGCATGTATGCCACGCCAAGCTATGAGCTCAGCATGGCCAACCGCCTGGTCCGCCTCTTCTTGATCCTCATGGTCGGGTTCTTCTCCACGACAGGCTTGATGATCGGATTGACGCTTGTCCTGATCGCGCTGGCCGCCACCCGTTCCCTGGATACTCCATACCTGTGGCCGTTCATTCCGTTCAATTACAAAGCGCTGAAGGATGTTTTGATCCGGATGGCCGTGCCGCAGAAAAACACCCGCCCCAGTATTGTCCGATCGAAGAATAGCGCCAGGCAATAATATTCTGAAAACGTCGGTCAACACCCATTGTCAAATGAACGTCCATGTAGTACATTGGATGGGAAGCCTTGCTTAGATAAGTATGTTCGGCAACTGACCTTGTGTCGGTTGCCTTTCTCTATAAAAGGTTGAAAGAGGCAAGACTGATTCGGTGCAGGAGACTGGGGAGGAAAGAAGCATGTTTTTACACGGGACAAGTCGAGTAAACGAGCAGGGCAACCTGGAGATCGGAGGTTGCGATACGACCAAGCTCGTACAGACATACGGCACACCGCTTTACGTATACGATGAGGCGCATATCCGCAGCAATTGCCGGGAATTTGTTGAGGCCTTCCGCAAGTCAGGCTTTGCTTTTCAGGTAGCATATGCCAGCAAGGCGTTCTGCACCATGGCCATGTGCAAATTGGTCGAAGAGGAAGGGCTGTCGCTGGATGTCGTGTCAGGAGGCGAGCTGTTCACCGCCTTGCAGGCAGGCTTCCCGCCGGAGCGCATTCATTTCCATGGCAACAACAAATCTCCGGACGAGATCACCATGGCGCTGGATGCAAAAATCGGCTGCTTCGTAGTCGACAACTTTTACGAGCTTCACCTGCTGGAAGAGCTGGCGGGGGAACGGGGCGAAAAAGTATCGGTCCTGCTGCGTGTCACACCAGGGGTTGAGGCGCATACGCACGAATACATTTCCACCGGCCAGGTGGATTCAAAATTTGGATTTGACGTAAAACACGGCCACGCTTTGGACGCGATGCGATACGCGCACGAGAGCCGTCATCTTCATTTGCTGGGCGTACACAGCCACATCGGTTCGCAAATTTTCGAGACGGAAGGCTTCCTCGTCGCGGTGAAAAAATTGACCGAGCTGCTGGGCGAGGCCAAGGAAGCGTTTGGCTTCGTGCCGGAAGTGCTGAACGTAGGGGGCGGATTCGGAATCCGCTACGTGGAAGGGGATACGCCGCAGCCTGCGGAAGCGTATATCAAGGCGATCACAGACGCCGTGCGCGAAGAGCTGAACGCCCGCAGCATTCCGCTTCCGGAACTGTGGATCGAGCCGGGGCGCAGCATTGTAGGCGACGCAGGCACGACCCTGTACCGCATCGGCTCCCGGAAGGAAATCCCGGGCGTGCGCAAATACGTAGCGGTGGACGGCGGCATGACCGACAACCTCAGACCAGCCCTGTATCAGGCTGAATACGAAGCGGCCATTGCCAACAAAATGAACGAGCCTGCCACAGAGGTCGTCTCCATCGCCG
Proteins encoded:
- a CDS encoding stage V sporulation protein AE, with the translated sequence MNRQRRRVILVTDGDYVAQKVIERVAGEVGGRCISLSAGNPTPLRGSQMVELIKMAPYDPVMVMFDDNGDFGRGRGEQAIEYVVKHPDIEVIGAIAVASNTRSVRGATVSYSVDNRGRVVEGAVDKDGYADPQLQNRIYGDTVDILNTLHVPNVIGIGDIGKMDGRDSLDNGCPITRKAVQWILERSGEHDTRNREAPSHLGPH
- a CDS encoding spore germination protein, which produces MTHVTEKRRPISDHIEENKEYFHDRLGVGTSFDIAAHDFYIGSTRVLLYYINGFADSHLITLIMKDLNDLRGREVQNNVFDLLFYKYIPFYQLEKVSTTDEFMDKLLVGQVGLIIDHSPHAIIMDAKVLPVRTPAEPDTERIVRGAHDGFTEALVTNTVLTRRRIRDERLRFEIMQIGERTKTDVAVAYLKDVANPKLVDTLKERLQHIQIDGIPMAEKTVEEFIIGKTLNPFPMVRYTERPDVAAVHLLEGHVLVYVDNSPSVMITPATYFHHVQHAEEYRQTPVVGAYLRWVRFFGIFASLFILPIWLLLVMHPSMIPEPLHFIGIKHKGSIPLLGQFLMAEVGLDLMRMAAIHTPTPLSVAMGLLAAILVGDVAIKVGLFAPEVILYLAVAAIGMYATPSYELSMANRLVRLFLILMVGFFSTTGLMIGLTLVLIALAATRSLDTPYLWPFIPFNYKALKDVLIRMAVPQKNTRPSIVRSKNSARQ
- the lysA gene encoding diaminopimelate decarboxylase, whose protein sequence is MFLHGTSRVNEQGNLEIGGCDTTKLVQTYGTPLYVYDEAHIRSNCREFVEAFRKSGFAFQVAYASKAFCTMAMCKLVEEEGLSLDVVSGGELFTALQAGFPPERIHFHGNNKSPDEITMALDAKIGCFVVDNFYELHLLEELAGERGEKVSVLLRVTPGVEAHTHEYISTGQVDSKFGFDVKHGHALDAMRYAHESRHLHLLGVHSHIGSQIFETEGFLVAVKKLTELLGEAKEAFGFVPEVLNVGGGFGIRYVEGDTPQPAEAYIKAITDAVREELNARSIPLPELWIEPGRSIVGDAGTTLYRIGSRKEIPGVRKYVAVDGGMTDNLRPALYQAEYEAAIANKMNEPATEVVSIAGKCCESGDMLIWDVKLPASSAGDILAVPSTGAYGYSMSNNYNRIARPAVVFVKDGEADLIVKRESYADVISHDLLPKRAQLQR